In a single window of the Drosophila miranda strain MSH22 chromosome XL, D.miranda_PacBio2.1, whole genome shotgun sequence genome:
- the LOC108165075 gene encoding apyrase isoform X1, which translates to MQFMFIRLMGSVMILALATIPGMDAADKGFPLSLIHINDFHARFEPTDTSGGVCDSGEECIGGYARTVYTVKRLLEEQKDFNPIYINAGDSFQGTLWYNIGRWNVTQEFLNMLPADVMTLGNHEFDNGVEGVVPFLETIDTNMLVANMDCAHEPTMEGLYNKSMIIERAGRKIGLIGVILETTYDLANTGKLNFRNESDTIREEAQLLKAQGANIIIVISHCGYEVDKEIAANAGDWIDVIVGSHSHTFLYTGDPPGPHRPAGDYPTEVIHSSGHRVLIVQASAYARYVGNLTVYFDDNGDVLDFEGAPLYMGSEVPEDEAVRDAIEPWKELIDMQGKVAIGTTKVDLTKDNCGEGECNLGSFFCDAMVHSFIGLSPFDQKSWTNVSAGLMNIGGLRVKLSRGNLTYAHLVSMSPFENTLVAYNIPGSTLVAALEHAVSKIDLENGVTSSYINLQFSGIKVKYDYTKPVSSRVVSVHVRCADCEVPVYEPLDPYKLYRVTSPDFLQQGGDGFTMLAAATDIQRGVTDLDALITYTAHLDPIYVGLEGRITVLN; encoded by the exons ATGCAGTTCATGTTCATCCGACTGATGGGATCAGTGATGATCCTGGCACTTGCGACGATTCCTGGAATGGACGCTGCCGATAAAGGATTCCCACTTTCCCTAATACACATAAACGACTTCCATGCCAG ATTCGAGCCCACGGACACCAGCGGCGGCGTCTGCGACAGCGGCGAGGAGTGCATCGGTGGCTATGCCCGCACCGTCTACACTGTGAAGCGCCTTCTCGAGGAGCAGAAGGACTTCAACCCGATCTACATAAATGCGGGCGATAGCTTTCAGGGTACGCTCTGGTACAATATTGGCCGCTGGAACGTCACCCAAGAGTTCCTCAATATGCTGCCGGCCGACGTCATG ACGCTAGGCAACCATGAGTTCGACAACGGGGTCGAGGGCGTCGTGCCCTTCCTAGAGACCATTGACACGAACATGCTGGTGGCCAACATGGACTGCGCTCACGAGCCCACCATGGAAGGTTTGTACAACAAGTCGATGATCATCGAGCGGGCAGGTCGCAAGATTGGACTGATTGGCGTCATCCTGGAGACTACATAC GACCTGGCTAACACAGGCAAGTTGAACTTCCGTAACGAGAGCGACACTATTCGAGAAGAGGCGCAGCTGCTAAAGGCCCAGGGGGCCAACATCATCATCGTGATCTCGCACTGCGGCTACGAAGTAGACAAGGAGATAGCGGCTAACGCCGGTGACTGGATCGATGTAATTGTCGGCTCCCACTCGCACACCTTCCTGTACACGGGCGACCCGCCGGGTCCACATAGACCAGCAGGTGACTATCCCACCGAAGTCATTCACAGCTCCGGACACCGCGTGCTCATCGTCCAGGCATCGGCCTACGCCAGATACGTGGGCAATCTAACCGTCTATTTTGACGACAACGGCGACGTCCTGGACTTCGAGGGTGCCCCTCTTTACATGGGATCGGAGGTACCGGAAG ATGAGGCCGTGCGTGATGCTATTGAACCTTGGAAAGAGCTCATAGATATGCAGGGTAAGGTCGCTATTGGCACCACCAAGGTGGATTTGACCAAGGACAACTGTGGTGAAGGCGAGTGCAACCTAGGCAGCTTTTTCTGCGACGCCATGGTGCATTCG TTCATCGGACTCTCGCCCTTCGATCAGAAGTCCTGGACAAACGTGTCCGCGGGACTCATGAACATTGGTGGTCTGCGGGTGAAGCTCTCCCGGGGCA ATCTCACCTACGCCCACCTGGTCAGCATGTCCCCGTTCGAGAACACGCTAGTGGCTTACAACATTCCTGGCAGCACGCTCGTCGCGGCTCTGGAGCACGCGGTGAGCAAGATTGACCTAGAGAACGGGGTGACCAGCTCCTACATTAACCTGCAGTTCTCGGGCATTAAAGTCAAGTACGACTACACCAAGCCCGTATCTTCGCGAGTCGTTTCCGTCCACGTTCGCTGCGCTGACTGTGAGGTCCCCGTTTACGAGCCCCTGGATCCCTACAAGCTCTACCGTGTTACCTCGCCCGACTTTCTACAACAGGGGGGTGATGGCTTCACCATGCTGGCAGCGGCCACAGACATCCA GCGGGGCGTTACGGACTTGGATGCCTTGATCACTTACACGGCCCACCTTGACCCCATCTACGTAGGTCTCGAGGGACGCATCACTGTGCTCAACTGA
- the LOC108165075 gene encoding apyrase isoform X2, with protein sequence MQFMFIRLMGSVMILALATIPGMDAADKGFPLSLIHINDFHARFEPTDTSGGVCDSGEECIGGYARTVYTVKRLLEEQKDFNPIYINAGDSFQGTLWYNIGRWNVTQEFLNMLPADVMTLGNHEFDNGVEGVVPFLETIDTNMLVANMDCAHEPTMEGLYNKSMIIERAGRKIGLIGVILETTYDLANTGKLNFRNESDTIREEAQLLKAQGANIIIVISHCGYEVDKEIAANAGDWIDVIVGSHSHTFLYTGDPPGPHRPAGDYPTEVIHSSGHRVLIVQASAYARYVGNLTVYFDDNGDVLDFEGAPLYMGSEVPEDDVVLQALRPWQAELEAASNRIVGQSRVYLQQSQCSKGECNLGNLYTDAMLHAFLSDATPSGSNWSNVTIALTTQGNFRVPIPAGNITYKQLVAMCPWENRLVSLDLRGQHLWDLLEDSVAPMDSSSSAPRSSRFLQVSGLRVNYNISATMGQRVVSVRVRCSNCEVPDYRPLKLANTYRLVVMEYLANGKNGFNLISDNAEHLEMGPLDLDALMYYMHAVGPIITGIEKRINFVNT encoded by the exons ATGCAGTTCATGTTCATCCGACTGATGGGATCAGTGATGATCCTGGCACTTGCGACGATTCCTGGAATGGACGCTGCCGATAAAGGATTCCCACTTTCCCTAATACACATAAACGACTTCCATGCCAG ATTCGAGCCCACGGACACCAGCGGCGGCGTCTGCGACAGCGGCGAGGAGTGCATCGGTGGCTATGCCCGCACCGTCTACACTGTGAAGCGCCTTCTCGAGGAGCAGAAGGACTTCAACCCGATCTACATAAATGCGGGCGATAGCTTTCAGGGTACGCTCTGGTACAATATTGGCCGCTGGAACGTCACCCAAGAGTTCCTCAATATGCTGCCGGCCGACGTCATG ACGCTAGGCAACCATGAGTTCGACAACGGGGTCGAGGGCGTCGTGCCCTTCCTAGAGACCATTGACACGAACATGCTGGTGGCCAACATGGACTGCGCTCACGAGCCCACCATGGAAGGTTTGTACAACAAGTCGATGATCATCGAGCGGGCAGGTCGCAAGATTGGACTGATTGGCGTCATCCTGGAGACTACATAC GACCTGGCTAACACAGGCAAGTTGAACTTCCGTAACGAGAGCGACACTATTCGAGAAGAGGCGCAGCTGCTAAAGGCCCAGGGGGCCAACATCATCATCGTGATCTCGCACTGCGGCTACGAAGTAGACAAGGAGATAGCGGCTAACGCCGGTGACTGGATCGATGTAATTGTCGGCTCCCACTCGCACACCTTCCTGTACACGGGCGACCCGCCGGGTCCACATAGACCAGCAGGTGACTATCCCACCGAAGTCATTCACAGCTCCGGACACCGCGTGCTCATCGTCCAGGCATCGGCCTACGCCAGATACGTGGGCAATCTAACCGTCTATTTTGACGACAACGGCGACGTCCTGGACTTCGAGGGTGCCCCTCTTTACATGGGATCGGAGGTACCGGAAG ATGATGTGGTCCTGCAGGCCCTGCGTCCCTGGCAGGCCGAGCTGGAAGCCGCATCCAATAGGATTGTGGGACAGAGCCGAGTGTATCTGCAGCAGAGCCAATGCTCCAAGGGCGAATGCAACCTGGGCAATCTCTACACAGACGCCATGCTGCATGCA TTTCTTAGTGATGCAACGCCTTCCGGATCCAATTGGAGTAATGTGACCATTGCCTTAACAACGCAGGGGAATTTCCGGGTGCCCATCCCAGCTGGCA ACATAACATATAAGCAGCTGGTTGCCATGTGCCCTTGGGAAAATCGCCTGGTTTCCCTGGACTTGCGGGGCCAACATTTATGGGATCTGTTAGAGGACAGTGTGGCGCCCATGGATTCCAGCTCGTCGGCGCCGAGGTCGTCCAGATTCCTACAGGTGTCAGGACTCCGCGTTAACTACAACATATCGGCTACCATGGGTCAACGTGTGGTCAGTGTCCGCGTTCGATGCTCCAACTGCGAAGTTCCCGACTACAGGCCCCTGAAACTAGCCAACACGTACCGTTTAGTGGTCATGGAGTACCTGGCCAACGGCAAAAACGGGTTCAACTTAATTAGCGACAATGCTGAGCATCTAGA GATGGGACCTCTTGACTTGGATGCCTTGATGTACTATATGCACGCAGTTGGACCTATTATAACAGGCATTGAGAAGAGAATCAATTTTGTAAATACTTAA